One Paenibacillus riograndensis SBR5 DNA segment encodes these proteins:
- a CDS encoding amino acid permease has protein sequence MEAKQLNRGLKTRHIELIALGGTIGVGLFMGSASTIKWAGPSVLLAYLLAGIIMFFVMRIMGEMLVLEPVTGSFATFAHKYIHPLAGFMTAWSYWFLWVTVGMAEVTAIGIYVGYWFPGIPQWLPALAGVGIIAAANLAAVKFYGEFEFWFAMIKVVAIAVMLVLGTGMIFFGLGNGGHPIGLSNLYSHGGFFAGGLKGFLFALCIVTAAYQGIELVGITAGEAENPKYTLQKAIKNIIWRILIFYVGAVFVIVTIYPWDQVGEIGSPFVLTFAKVGIVAAAGIINFVVLTAAMSGCNSGIYSAGRMLYTLAKNGQAPKFFGKVSKTGVPRNSIITTIALLLLGVLFNYLMPDSKLFLYIYSASILPGMVPWFALAVSQFRFRAKWRSEMGAHPFKSLFFPVSNYIMVIFLSLVLVGMWFNPDTRTSLIVGAVFILVVIAGYYVFGIGKGQQR, from the coding sequence TTGGAAGCTAAGCAATTAAACAGGGGTCTTAAGACAAGGCATATTGAACTGATTGCACTCGGGGGGACCATTGGGGTGGGCCTCTTTATGGGATCGGCCAGCACGATCAAATGGGCAGGGCCTTCAGTGCTGCTGGCTTATCTGCTGGCGGGAATCATCATGTTTTTTGTTATGCGCATTATGGGGGAGATGCTGGTGCTGGAACCGGTGACCGGCTCTTTCGCTACGTTTGCTCACAAGTATATTCATCCGCTTGCGGGTTTTATGACCGCCTGGAGCTACTGGTTCCTGTGGGTTACGGTAGGGATGGCGGAAGTTACGGCAATCGGGATCTATGTGGGCTACTGGTTTCCGGGAATACCGCAATGGCTGCCGGCATTGGCAGGTGTAGGGATTATCGCTGCGGCTAATCTGGCGGCGGTGAAGTTCTATGGAGAATTTGAATTCTGGTTCGCCATGATCAAGGTGGTGGCCATTGCGGTAATGCTCGTGCTGGGCACGGGGATGATCTTTTTTGGTCTGGGTAATGGAGGGCATCCCATAGGCCTTTCCAACCTATACAGCCACGGTGGTTTTTTTGCCGGGGGCTTGAAGGGCTTTCTGTTTGCGCTTTGTATCGTCACGGCCGCCTATCAAGGGATTGAACTGGTGGGGATTACGGCCGGAGAAGCCGAGAATCCGAAATATACGCTGCAAAAAGCGATCAAAAACATCATCTGGCGCATTCTGATTTTTTACGTGGGCGCGGTTTTTGTGATTGTCACGATCTATCCTTGGGATCAGGTGGGGGAGATTGGCAGTCCGTTCGTTTTGACCTTTGCCAAGGTGGGGATTGTGGCTGCGGCGGGCATTATCAATTTTGTGGTGCTGACGGCCGCCATGTCCGGCTGCAACAGCGGAATTTACAGTGCGGGAAGAATGCTGTATACGCTGGCGAAAAACGGACAGGCCCCGAAATTTTTTGGCAAGGTCTCGAAGACCGGTGTACCGAGGAACAGTATTATCACGACAATCGCCCTGCTGCTGCTGGGTGTGCTGTTCAACTATCTGATGCCTGACTCCAAGCTGTTTCTGTACATATACAGTGCCAGTATTCTTCCGGGAATGGTGCCGTGGTTTGCACTCGCGGTCAGCCAGTTCCGGTTCCGGGCGAAATGGCGAAGCGAAATGGGCGCGCATCCGTTCAAGTCACTGTTCTTTCCGGTCAGCAACTATATCATGGTAATCTTTCTGTCGCTGGTGCTGGTCGGCATGTGGTTTAATCCGGATACCCGCACTTCCCTGATTGTCGGCGCAGTCTTTATTCTAGTGGTCATTGCCGGATATTATGTGTTCGGGATTGGCAAAGGCCAGCAGCGTTAA
- a CDS encoding GGDEF domain-containing protein, with translation MKTTIKAALSRTLPFIVMAAAYFLYTKINKMSNPQVEAIGFSPYAIFFVGAVLSWKFNRSREFYILLILALCIASMAYLPEISGTALRSGDIYSIICMVIPLNIALFSFFKERGIISLWGSLRMALILGQCLFLFWQMESGEREWLHLLNKEVVPVNFHAVTPIAQLSVIAFVIAFAILLVRAIVYRSSSQEVSFISVLLAIFFVLHQNNNPLLYSIIFAASGIVFIISIIQDSYSMAFSDELTGLPSRRALKQDMMKLGFNYAIAMLDIDFFKKFNDTYGHDTGDEVLRLVASNIKEVTGGGRAFRYGGEEFTILFPGKTISDVLPHLEELRERISKQAFTIRAKGRSKTRSPKRSFSARTSKQIYITVSIGVSQKNEKYKTTETVMKSADTALYRAKKKGRNCVSK, from the coding sequence TTGAAGACTACGATCAAAGCAGCCTTATCCAGAACTCTGCCATTTATAGTGATGGCGGCAGCCTACTTTTTGTACACAAAAATTAATAAAATGTCCAATCCGCAGGTAGAGGCTATAGGTTTTTCCCCGTATGCGATTTTTTTTGTCGGGGCCGTATTATCCTGGAAATTTAACCGGAGCCGGGAATTTTACATTCTGCTGATTCTTGCGCTTTGTATCGCGTCCATGGCCTATTTGCCGGAGATTTCAGGTACAGCCCTGCGGAGCGGAGATATTTATTCCATTATTTGTATGGTGATTCCGCTGAACATTGCACTGTTTTCCTTTTTTAAGGAGAGGGGCATCATCAGCTTATGGGGGAGTCTGCGAATGGCTCTGATCCTGGGGCAATGCCTGTTTCTGTTCTGGCAGATGGAGTCGGGAGAAAGAGAATGGCTGCATCTGTTGAATAAAGAGGTGGTGCCTGTAAATTTCCACGCCGTAACTCCCATAGCGCAGCTGTCTGTGATTGCGTTTGTGATTGCCTTTGCCATCCTGCTAGTCAGGGCAATCGTATACCGGTCCTCTTCGCAGGAGGTTTCATTCATAAGTGTCTTATTAGCCATATTTTTCGTGCTGCACCAGAACAATAACCCGCTGCTGTATTCGATAATATTTGCTGCCTCAGGGATTGTTTTCATTATTTCGATCATTCAGGATTCGTACTCGATGGCTTTTTCCGATGAGCTGACGGGTCTGCCTTCACGGCGGGCGCTGAAGCAGGACATGATGAAGCTGGGCTTTAACTATGCAATCGCCATGCTGGACATTGATTTTTTCAAAAAGTTCAATGATACCTATGGACATGACACGGGTGATGAAGTACTGAGACTGGTGGCTTCCAACATAAAGGAGGTTACGGGCGGAGGGAGAGCCTTCCGCTATGGCGGGGAGGAATTTACTATTCTTTTTCCGGGTAAAACCATAAGTGATGTGCTTCCCCATCTCGAAGAGCTGCGGGAGAGAATATCCAAACAGGCCTTCACCATACGCGCCAAGGGCAGATCCAAAACCAGGTCTCCAAAAAGGTCTTTCAGTGCCAGGACCTCCAAGCAAATATACATAACCGTAAGCATCGGGGTCTCTCAAAAGAATGAGAAATACAAAACCACGGAAACCGTGATGAAATCGGCAGACACTGCTTTATACCGCGCGAAGAAAAAGGGCAGGAATTGTGTGAGCAAATAA
- a CDS encoding peptide-binding protein — protein sequence MAKKRKWWSGLLVLSLVGVLFTGCSTNNTATNSPNATAESSAPAASEAPAASEPAAGTPVDGGTLVMSSFSDIVNINPLMINDTSSGDIAEFVFSKLYNLDREGNVKAEPWSLAADVPEISADGLTYTVKLKDGIKWSDGQPVTADDVVFTVDMAKNPETGSPLTSLFDKVKTVEKVDDKTVKFTMKQVYAPFLYSLVQAIVPAHVLKDVKPKEMQTNPYGTDPAKTVTNGPWKWTSWKQGDSHTLDADPNYWGEVKPHIAQLVYKIYADQNTEVQALLKGDTDQISAIPVTQVEAVSANKDIHIIQKPGAQYEYVMFNFDSKNFKDKYGLFAGQKTRQAIAHALNRQGMVDNILKGVGALMNAPFLPDTWADPGDAAVNYDYNAETAKKLLAEDGWVAGKDGILTKDGHRFSFELQYNAGNSRREQVAAVIQQNLKEVGIEVTPKAIDFAAWIDQNVTPGKFQALLLAWSLNTPDPDSESVFSSKYFPPAGQNSGWYKNEKLDQLWVDGYSTVDQAKRKEIYKEVGKEISTDLPYVFLYQYGQAIGTGPRVHWAEEDAPEPSLGYGQYFHAIKWWVTD from the coding sequence ATGGCAAAAAAGAGAAAATGGTGGTCTGGATTACTGGTTTTATCTCTAGTAGGGGTTCTATTCACAGGTTGCAGTACAAATAACACCGCAACTAATTCACCTAATGCTACGGCAGAGAGTTCTGCCCCTGCCGCAAGTGAAGCTCCCGCAGCTTCCGAACCGGCTGCAGGCACCCCGGTGGATGGCGGCACGCTGGTTATGAGCTCATTTTCCGATATCGTCAATATTAATCCTCTTATGATTAACGACACTTCTTCCGGTGATATAGCGGAATTCGTATTTTCCAAACTTTATAATTTGGACCGCGAAGGAAATGTAAAGGCAGAGCCTTGGTCTCTGGCAGCGGATGTGCCGGAAATCTCTGCGGATGGATTGACTTATACTGTGAAGTTGAAGGACGGCATCAAATGGAGCGATGGCCAGCCGGTCACTGCAGACGATGTGGTATTTACGGTTGATATGGCGAAGAATCCGGAAACCGGATCGCCGCTTACAAGTCTATTCGACAAGGTAAAGACCGTTGAGAAAGTTGATGATAAGACAGTGAAGTTCACAATGAAGCAAGTGTATGCGCCATTCTTGTACTCCTTGGTTCAGGCTATTGTACCAGCCCATGTTCTGAAGGATGTCAAGCCGAAAGAAATGCAAACCAATCCCTATGGTACTGACCCGGCTAAAACCGTTACAAACGGACCCTGGAAATGGACTTCATGGAAACAGGGAGACAGCCACACCCTTGATGCTGATCCCAACTATTGGGGCGAAGTTAAACCTCACATCGCACAGCTGGTTTATAAAATCTATGCTGACCAGAATACCGAGGTTCAAGCCCTTCTAAAGGGTGACACGGACCAGATCAGTGCCATTCCGGTCACGCAGGTTGAAGCCGTCAGCGCCAACAAAGACATTCATATCATCCAAAAGCCGGGCGCACAGTATGAATATGTAATGTTCAACTTCGATTCCAAGAACTTTAAGGACAAATATGGATTATTCGCCGGACAGAAGACCAGACAGGCCATTGCACATGCACTGAACCGTCAGGGGATGGTCGACAACATTCTGAAGGGTGTCGGCGCGCTGATGAATGCACCGTTCCTGCCGGACACTTGGGCTGATCCGGGCGATGCAGCCGTTAACTATGATTACAATGCAGAAACGGCCAAGAAGCTGCTGGCGGAAGACGGATGGGTTGCCGGCAAGGATGGCATCCTGACCAAAGATGGACACCGTTTCTCCTTCGAACTGCAATATAATGCGGGCAACAGCCGCCGTGAGCAGGTTGCTGCAGTCATTCAGCAGAACCTGAAGGAAGTCGGCATTGAAGTTACACCGAAGGCCATTGACTTTGCGGCCTGGATTGACCAGAACGTAACACCGGGCAAATTCCAAGCCCTGCTGTTAGCATGGTCTCTGAACACTCCTGACCCGGATTCAGAAAGTGTCTTCTCCTCCAAGTATTTCCCGCCTGCCGGACAGAACAGCGGCTGGTATAAGAATGAGAAGCTGGATCAGCTGTGGGTAGATGGATATTCTACGGTTGACCAGGCCAAGCGCAAAGAAATTTATAAAGAAGTAGGTAAAGAAATCTCTACCGACCTGCCTTACGTGTTCCTGTATCAATATGGGCAAGCCATTGGTACGGGGCCTAGAGTCCACTGGGCAGAGGAAGACGCTCCTGAACCTTCACTGGGTTATGGACAGTACTTCCATGCGATCAAATGGTGGGTAACCGACTAA